The nucleotide sequence TGCAGCAATAACAATAGAAGACGTTGGAGGAAACTCTACTGCAGCCATTATTGGTTTAATCAACGAGGCTGGAATGCTAGTCGTGGATGAATTGGTAGCAATAGGAGTACTCGAAGGAAAAACCATTGAAAATGTCTTAGATTTCGTGCAGAAATTAACTCTGAAAGTTATTGAAATAGTATGGGATGTTGTGATAAAAATGAGCGCTTTTATTATGGGCAACCTTGAAGCTATATTCAAAAGCTTGAGCGGCATACGAGGGATATTTATAAAACTAGCTAAGCTACCAGTGATTCGCAACATCATAGAAATCATAAAACCTTTCAAGCATTTGATTAAGCTTATAATTGAGACTCAGATCAATACACTAAGGACATTTGTCAGTGGAGAATTGGTTAAACATGAAGATTTCTTCAAGCCTATTTTAGACGGTTTGTCTAGTAGAGTTCTGATATTGAGCAATTTCCTGCATGCTTTCGTTAACGGCGATTTGCAGCAATGTCGAGGGTATAATCATAAAACTTCCTCACCAACGGGAGATTTGCAGTGGCAACTCAATATGTGGATTGAACAGGTTAAAGTGATCGTTTTGAGGATATTGGGGTTGGTTAACTTAGCGGACAGTGTTCAGGTGAAAATTAACGGTGAGTGAATTTATATTtggtgaattttgaaaaaattggggTTTCAAATGTGGCTTTCCGAGTTTGCAGCAGATTGAGTTTTTTAGTAAACGCTTTCCCTATAACAAAACCTTTTTTCGTTGTAGGATCGTCCTCCTCAGAATCGGTTTCAGAAGTTTCCGAATCAACAGGTATGTACCTGCCTATCATCTAATCTTCATATCTGCATCCTTTCATCCTCCCTTCCTAAATTGACTACAGAATTTCGTCATCTTCACGTTGCATTCCTGCTATGAGCAGTCGTTAAGATTTTATTCCAACCTCCTCATTGCCACCTCATCAAATTAATTCAGATGGTAATAAGTCAATCCTATAAAGTCATGTAATTAAGTAGTCAAAACAGACACGCGATCATATTAAATTGCAGCTAccacattttcatttcagaTGCATCAGCTCCATTTGGCACCGTCGAATGGTCTACGGAGGCGAATTGACCAGGctgaaaacatttatttaatgtgggCTATTGTATTGGTCAATCAATAAAATGAGCAGTTTTTCAAGTCAAAGCAGTTTAAGTGTGTAATTTCCGAACTAAAGCAATGATAtaagttttccaaaaaatagcGTTTTGGGAGTACGTGCAGTATTTCGAATAAATGATAACTCATTAGTCaacattaagatttattttattttacattatattttataacttaCGTACAATaaaactgcattaaaaaaGTTCACATCTAAATGGTACTGTTATCATACCTATGGCTCAACTTAGATATgataataatatgaaattaacaatattcatattttacattatatttattgttacttCTATTCCTCTAGCTTATATTTACACCCATTTTTCTGCCCACAAAATCCGCTTTTCGTCACCTGAAAAGTGCAGCGTCCGGCACTTTACAGCACTTTTTACCTTTTTGATTAGTTCTTTTTACATATTCTAAGGCACTTTGCCTGGCACAAGACAAGAAGCAAATTTTGTCAGCTTTCCGtatattttttagcatttatacAAGGCGATTTATGACGATTTCAGAAACCTCGTAGGCCAAAATATACATTAAATCTAGTAACCTTGAGGTATTGgtacaaaaataagttactTATCTTCATTTTTGCAAGTGGATTGGACAATGGTTTTGTGACGAATGAAAAAACGGCAAAACATTAATTACACAGAAAAAGGAGTGGCTAATTCTGATTATGATAAACATGAGTACTTAGGTGAATTACAGTTAAGTGCCAAAGTTTTAGTGTCTTGATAAAATTATCTGGTGGAAAAGTGCTTGTGATAGGCGTTTATTCGCCGGTAAAATCGGAATAAGACATCTTTCCAGTCGCAATGACCCAATGACCCAATGACATCCATATGACTTTgagtgtttattttttgtaaatgaaaTACCCTGTAGCTTGGGGAAAAAGTAAATAGCGGCCCATTGCTTTCCCTGTAAATGATTGTACATCacattatgtttttggttCTCTACTACATAGCTTTATAACAttataaacttttatattacaCAACATACATCTATTTATTgcgttttagtaattttaggAATATCATATTGTCTATCTATATGCATAGGTACACTACTTACACATCGCAAAAACCTTCGGTTTCTCGTCTTTATACACATATTTCGGATTACTCCTTATTAATACTCAGCGGAGTTTATACCATATGCACAGGCTCAATGCAAGAAACTTCCATCGAATAAgcatgaaaataagaaattacaGATTTTCAATGAAAGTTTGTTACAGCATAAATTTCTTAATCTAAtagttgattgatttttacaGATGCATATCACAGAAAAtagattttagattttttggtAAGTTAGCGTTCCTTACGCAGTTACTAGCGAAACACGATTTGATTTTTGTGTAACAAATATTCGTTGCtcgttgatttttaatttttgtctaaGCTTACACAGAGTGATTGCAGTTAATGTTCCGCCACACAAGAAAGGGCTCAGAGTTGTATTCTAACAATTAGactttttacattatttataagCGAAATTATATACATTTTGGAAATCATTGGAATTTGCCCTTTGAAACCTAAAGGAACAATAAATTTGGTCAAGTCTGACCTCGGGATAGAGAGCGAATGTGAAATTCCCTCCACAAAGCTCAAGAAGAAAAGCAGTATTTCCATAAGAAAAACTACCTGTAGGGGACAGTTCTCAACCGACTATTAAGGCAACTTCCATCAGTTTCATGAAAACGGCGATTCAATCGAATTCATAAACTGGACAGGTCATAAACCATTTCtgttgataaaaatgaaaatgtatcaAGTGATTGAAGCGTTCGGTCTACAAACATCATAAAACTTGAGCTAACATAACTTATACATTATGTAgcctttaatttctttttatacaCCTTAACATTTGACAACAAAGACAAATTTACCTTACTGATTAAAACTTATctacaattttacaaaatgttatatatttaatttcctataatTATTTCATACACTGTATTGGGTGTTTTAGTCATTGTTATGCTCGAAATTAGTTGATGCAATCAAGATCGACATTAAAACGTTTGATGCATAAAGTCAATACTCACATTTCAGTTCTCTTATTTGGAGTTGCAGGTGCATGGTTACCGAGATATTTAGGTAAGACTTGGGGTTTCGGGACCCTCTAAGGTCCATACGTATGCTTGGAATAAAGTCGATGGGAGTTATATATTTacaggaaaaaaatcttatgaggtattctaaaaatttaaacttattgCGAAAAATCGGAAAAACTGTGGCagataaaatacaaaaaaaaataattaatttttgcaataaatgaTCTGCAAATACTGAGGAGTCAATATGTATTCTATTCTGCAGATTTTAGCGCGTAATGCGATCCGTTTTCGAGCTGTATAAACTGAAAAGGAAAAGCTGGCAAATCGTCGTTAATCCAAAGAAGAGAGAATAATTTTCTCATCACCTTTCCAcatcaaaaattatatctaaTTATTGGTTtcacttttagttttactGAAATAAAGGTATATCAATATCTTATAATAGGAGGTACAGTAACTAAAGGCC is from Euwallacea similis isolate ESF13 chromosome 14, ESF131.1, whole genome shotgun sequence and encodes:
- the LOC136413487 gene encoding uncharacterized protein codes for the protein MGATLKRIMLVVVFLIGISIPWTDGHSVTNEHNREEGFKTEIHVNGFSESFLRLPTTVLNLVKHFLVLPKTIFSTVLRFVTNAAITIEDVGGNSTAAIIGLINEAGMLVVDELVAIGVLEGKTIENVLDFVQKLTLKVIEIVWDVVIKMSAFIMGNLEAIFKSLSGIRGIFIKLAKLPVIRNIIEIIKPFKHLIKLIIETQINTLRTFVSGELVKHEDFFKPILDGLSSRVLILSNFLHAFVNGDLQQCRGYNHKTSSPTGDLQWQLNMWIEQVKVIVLRILGLVNLADSVQVKINGSSSSESVSEVSESTDASAPFGTVEWSTEAN